A stretch of the Mycobacterium shigaense genome encodes the following:
- a CDS encoding SDR family NAD(P)-dependent oxidoreductase, with protein MTALHGKVALVTGASSGLGAQTARLFSRQGATVFGIGRDTGRLAEVFGDIEHGAYALVDVASPQACMDAVQRCVAEFGGLDVLVNVAGKHQMRRTESMTDDDWAQDLAVNLNGPFYLCRAALPHLLERGGNIVNVGSIAGVEGQAYSAGYCAAKHGLVGLTRALAVEYTADRLRVNAVCPGGMLTPQIDQFSAPENPNFDLIMRTASPRGMMQPLDVANVIAFLASDAAAAVHGAVYRVDNGKGAG; from the coding sequence ATGACTGCACTGCACGGCAAGGTTGCGCTGGTGACCGGTGCCTCGTCAGGCCTGGGCGCGCAGACGGCCCGGCTGTTTTCCCGGCAGGGTGCAACGGTTTTCGGCATAGGCCGCGATACCGGGCGGCTGGCAGAGGTGTTCGGCGACATCGAGCACGGCGCGTATGCCCTCGTCGACGTGGCCTCACCCCAGGCCTGCATGGACGCCGTGCAGCGCTGCGTCGCGGAGTTCGGCGGCCTCGACGTCCTGGTCAACGTCGCCGGCAAGCATCAGATGCGCCGGACGGAGTCGATGACCGACGACGATTGGGCGCAGGATCTCGCGGTCAACCTCAACGGCCCGTTCTACCTGTGCCGGGCCGCGCTGCCGCACCTGCTGGAGCGTGGCGGCAACATCGTCAACGTCGGCTCGATCGCCGGGGTCGAGGGCCAGGCCTATTCGGCCGGCTACTGTGCCGCAAAGCACGGGCTGGTCGGCCTCACCCGGGCGCTGGCGGTCGAATACACCGCGGATCGCCTGCGAGTCAATGCGGTGTGTCCCGGCGGCATGTTGACACCGCAGATCGACCAGTTCAGCGCGCCGGAGAACCCGAACTTCGACCTGATCATGCGCACGGCCTCGCCGCGCGGCATGATGCAGCCGCTCGACGTCGCGAATGTGATCGCGTTCCTCGCCAGCGACGCCGCGGCCGCGGTTCATGGCGCCGTCTATCGAGTCGACAACGGTAAGGGTGCGGGTTAG